In Primulina eburnea isolate SZY01 chromosome 5, ASM2296580v1, whole genome shotgun sequence, a single window of DNA contains:
- the LOC140832390 gene encoding protein SEEDLING LETHAL 1, chloroplastic-like produces the protein MQEALRFLSTPTSPFHLHNPQFPFISRSNHLHLPPKFSAVALPSLPKSPSLVISPENETSQASSSPPLQELLLYLDSLGVDSLYCLHSHPPLISAPLFQVKCTVDFLFSLGLTVQDLRRIFAMCPDLLTSPTSMIIIPAATFLLREAHVDAVNLRHVIHRRPRLLTRSVDRQLRPTLYFLQGTIGIENVANCAFLLSCCVESKFIPRIEYLQKLGFSYMDTVVMFRRFPRLFCYSIKENLKPKFDYFVVEMGRELKELVAFPQYFSFSFDNRIKPRHKMCVEKQVCLSLAMMLKSSEGRFRDQLEVYCGSSIPLIPLFGIMFERSLERVDASLG, from the exons ATGCAAGAAGCTCTCCGTTTCCTCTCAACCCCCACCTCACCCTTCCACCTCCACAACCCACAATTTCCCTTCATTTCCCGCTCCAATCACCTACACTTACCTCCCAAATTCTCCGCGGTTGCCCTTCCCTCTCTACCCAAATCCCCCTCCCTCGTTATATCCCCTGAAAACGAAACCTCACAAGCCAGTTCCTCCCCTCCCCTTCAAGAATTGCTTCTCTATTTAGACTCTTTGGGTGTGGACTCCCTTTACTGCCTCCACTCCCACCCGCCTTTGATTTCTGCACCCCTTTTCCAGGTTAAATGCACTGTCGACTTCCTATTTTCACTGGGTCTCACCGTGCAGGATCTCCGCCGTATTTTCGCCATGTGCCCTGATTTGTTAACTTCCCCAACATCCATGATCATCATCCCGGCCGCCACTTTCCTCCTTCGTGAAGCCCACGTGGATGCTGTTAATCTCCGCCATGTTATTCACCGCCGCCCACGTCTATTAACCCGCAGTGTCGACCGCCAGCTCCGGCCTACTCTCTACTTCCTCCAGGGTACCATCGGCATTGAAAACGTTGCTAATTGTGCCTTTCTTTTGTCCTGCTGCGTTGAATCCAAGTTCATTCCCCGAATTGAGTACTTGCAGAAACTGGGTTTTTCTTACATGGACACTGTAGTGATGTTCAGGAGGTTCCCAAGATTGTTTTGTTATAGTATAAAGGAGAATCTGAAGCCAAAATTCGATTACTTTGTTGTGGAAATGGGGAGggagttgaaagaattggttGCCTTCCCACAGTACTTTTCCTTTAGTTTTGATAATAGGATAAAGCCCAGGCACAAAATGTGTGTGGAAAAACAAGTGTGCTTGTCATTGGCTATGATGTTGAAGTCCTCTGAGGGGCGGTTTCGGGATCAATTGGAGGTCTACTGCGGTTCTTCTATCCCG CTGATTCCTCTGTTTGGGATTATGTTTGAAAGAAGCTTGGAACGAGTAGACGCGAGCTTAGGCTAA